In a single window of the Thermofilum uzonense genome:
- a CDS encoding translation initiation factor IF-2 subunit gamma, with protein MDSEYAEALKKQPLVNVGTAGHVDHGKTTLIQALTGIWASHHSEELKRGITLKIGYADTAIYQCPKCPPPQKYYTSANLPSDMKCKYCGTPLEYVRKVSFVDVPGHEMLMSIMLAGSAMMDAALLVIDATKECPQPQTREHFTALDIIGVRRIIVVQNKIDVVSRERARESYNEIKRFLEGTWAEDAPIIPVSALHKVNIDALVWAIEKYVPTPERDHSLPPRMLVARSFDVNKPGTPVHELVGGVLGGTIVQGKFRVGDEVEIKPGVKLKKGGQEVWEPLYTTITSLKSGEEPLEVAYPGGLIAIGTELDPSISKADNLIGNVVGKPGSLPEPLYEIDLEVHLLERVVGTDQPLKVDPVRNGEVLMVNVGTMLSVGVVTTARHDEVHMKLKIPVVADEGTRVALSRQIAGRWRLIGYGFLK; from the coding sequence ATGGACAGTGAGTACGCGGAGGCTCTCAAGAAGCAGCCTCTCGTGAACGTAGGTACCGCAGGTCACGTAGACCACGGTAAAACCACACTCATCCAAGCATTAACAGGTATCTGGGCTTCTCATCACAGCGAGGAGCTTAAGAGGGGTATAACCCTTAAGATTGGCTACGCTGACACAGCTATCTACCAGTGCCCGAAGTGTCCACCACCGCAAAAATACTACACTTCTGCTAACCTGCCTAGCGATATGAAATGTAAGTATTGTGGGACTCCCTTGGAATATGTGAGGAAGGTCTCTTTTGTGGATGTGCCCGGCCACGAGATGCTCATGTCGATCATGCTGGCAGGCTCAGCCATGATGGATGCAGCGCTGCTTGTAATAGACGCTACGAAGGAGTGCCCACAGCCGCAGACCAGAGAACATTTTACGGCTCTCGACATAATTGGCGTGAGGAGGATCATAGTTGTCCAGAACAAGATAGACGTGGTGAGTAGGGAGAGGGCCAGGGAGAGCTACAACGAGATAAAGAGGTTCCTCGAGGGCACCTGGGCTGAAGACGCTCCCATAATCCCTGTATCGGCGCTCCACAAGGTCAACATAGACGCACTAGTCTGGGCCATCGAGAAGTACGTGCCAACGCCCGAGCGCGACCACTCGCTACCACCCCGGATGCTCGTGGCTCGTAGCTTTGACGTGAACAAGCCTGGGACGCCGGTTCACGAGCTTGTAGGGGGAGTTCTTGGAGGAACGATCGTGCAGGGAAAGTTCAGGGTAGGCGACGAGGTAGAGATAAAGCCCGGCGTCAAGCTCAAGAAGGGCGGCCAGGAGGTCTGGGAGCCGCTCTATACGACTATAACGTCCCTCAAGTCGGGCGAGGAGCCCCTAGAGGTTGCTTATCCGGGGGGACTTATAGCGATAGGGACAGAGCTCGATCCAAGCATATCCAAGGCTGACAACCTGATAGGCAATGTTGTGGGCAAGCCTGGAAGCCTGCCGGAGCCCTTGTATGAAATAGATCTAGAGGTGCATTTGCTAGAGAGGGTCGTGGGAACAGATCAGCCGCTTAAAGTGGATCCCGTGCGGAACGGGGAAGTACTGATGGTCAATGTTGGGACAATGCTTTCAGTAGGCGTGGTCACCACGGCTAGGCATGACGAGGTACACATGAAGCTCAAGATTCCCGTGGTTGCGGATGAAGGGACAAGGGTAGCATTGTCGAGACAGATAGCGGGGCGATGGCGCCTTATAGGATATGGTTTTCTCAAATAA
- a CDS encoding 30S ribosomal protein S24e yields the protein MSQGDIKVIKDRFNKLIPRQEIIVEINHFGSGTPSRQQIAERVKNALAIPANKVVVVRKAVTAYGSYVTRALLHVYDSIERAKAFEPKYILKRNGLVQEQQATQQTQ from the coding sequence ATGTCTCAAGGCGACATAAAGGTCATTAAGGATAGGTTCAACAAGCTGATACCCAGACAGGAGATTATCGTGGAGATAAACCATTTCGGCTCAGGAACCCCTAGCAGACAACAGATAGCTGAGAGAGTTAAAAACGCACTGGCCATCCCAGCAAACAAAGTCGTCGTGGTGCGAAAAGCCGTGACAGCCTATGGTTCCTACGTGACACGGGCACTACTCCACGTCTATGACTCGATCGAGAGGGCAAAGGCATTCGAGCCAAAATACATCCTCAAGAGGAATGGGCTAGTCCAGGAACAGCAGGCTACCCAGCAGACACAATAG
- a CDS encoding arginine--tRNA ligase, which translates to MAVESPSWFLRDKVKEYIGRIAAEAGVEVNLGLIEAKRAQKQYGDVSVPLFKLYRATGLSAEEFFKRLGEAAGRVPDNLLRFKGVVNGFLNLEVNPSEYAPVVLESIRVHGDRYGHIASEKRERVIVEFVSANPIHPLHIGHLRNGILGDALQRLLKSRGHDVKAHFYIDDVGLQVAFAVYGFQRVKGLRGSEKPDHFVGAIYTMVNLLVELKKLKREAEKEQDPHKVAQINSRIDEYVSRLKEYSEQYPEVFNTLADLVRESEDPEAEIRRINRGYEEGEPWAVKATRETINTCLDGIKETLHRLGIVFDSWDWESEITVWSEATEDALRKLSETGLVERKDGALVFRADLLAESREVREAAGIPTGFTVVPLTLKRSDGTTLYTTRDIAYSIWKLARADKVINVIATQQSLAQAQLRLALYALGYRDIGRRLLHYAYEIVMLPGTRMSSRKGVYVSADEIIQETVDRARTEIKKRGLGTEEDAEKIGLGALKFFMLSQTPNRVITFSWERVLDFEQNSGPFIQYSYVRAASILRKASEQGITGKGDPRLLGSEEKTVILLLGEFPSTVVEAADNLRPDIVTSYLNTLASEFNRYYDSTPVLKAPEGLREARLELVRAVAQVLSNGMSLLGIQPPQRM; encoded by the coding sequence ATGGCTGTTGAATCGCCGTCCTGGTTCCTCAGAGACAAGGTCAAAGAATATATCGGGAGGATTGCTGCCGAGGCCGGGGTAGAGGTAAATCTTGGACTGATCGAGGCCAAAAGGGCTCAAAAACAGTACGGGGACGTCTCAGTGCCCCTTTTCAAGCTTTACAGGGCAACGGGGCTATCTGCCGAGGAGTTTTTCAAGAGGCTTGGGGAAGCCGCGGGGAGAGTTCCCGACAATCTTCTAAGATTCAAGGGCGTCGTGAACGGGTTTCTAAACCTCGAGGTAAACCCAAGCGAGTACGCGCCGGTCGTCTTGGAATCCATCCGTGTCCATGGCGACCGGTACGGGCATATCGCTTCAGAGAAGAGGGAGCGGGTAATCGTCGAGTTTGTAAGCGCCAACCCTATACATCCTTTGCACATCGGACACCTGAGGAACGGGATTCTCGGCGATGCTCTTCAAAGACTTCTCAAGTCACGGGGCCACGACGTAAAGGCACACTTCTATATCGACGATGTAGGGCTCCAGGTAGCGTTTGCCGTTTACGGGTTCCAGCGAGTCAAGGGTCTACGCGGCAGCGAGAAGCCAGACCACTTCGTGGGAGCCATTTACACGATGGTCAATCTCCTAGTCGAGCTCAAGAAGCTTAAACGAGAGGCTGAGAAAGAGCAGGATCCCCACAAGGTAGCCCAGATCAACTCCAGGATAGACGAGTATGTCTCGAGGCTCAAAGAGTACAGCGAGCAGTACCCCGAAGTATTCAACACTCTGGCTGACCTCGTCCGGGAGAGCGAGGATCCCGAGGCAGAGATAAGGAGGATAAACCGTGGGTACGAGGAAGGAGAGCCTTGGGCCGTCAAAGCAACACGTGAAACGATAAACACTTGTCTGGACGGGATAAAGGAGACACTCCACAGACTCGGAATAGTGTTCGACAGCTGGGACTGGGAGAGCGAGATAACAGTCTGGAGCGAGGCGACAGAGGATGCCCTCAGGAAGCTTTCAGAGACCGGGCTTGTCGAGAGGAAGGACGGGGCCCTCGTGTTTCGAGCCGACCTTTTAGCTGAGTCGCGGGAGGTGCGCGAGGCAGCTGGAATCCCAACAGGCTTCACGGTTGTTCCCTTAACCCTTAAACGCTCAGACGGCACGACGCTCTACACTACTAGGGACATAGCCTACTCCATCTGGAAGCTCGCAAGGGCTGACAAAGTGATCAACGTGATAGCTACCCAGCAGTCCCTGGCCCAGGCTCAGCTCAGGCTAGCGCTATACGCTCTCGGCTACCGGGATATAGGCAGGAGGCTGCTGCACTACGCCTACGAGATAGTAATGCTTCCCGGGACAAGGATGAGTAGCAGGAAGGGGGTATACGTCTCTGCTGACGAGATAATCCAGGAAACCGTTGACAGGGCACGAACCGAGATAAAGAAGAGGGGTCTGGGAACCGAGGAAGACGCTGAGAAGATAGGTCTCGGCGCACTGAAGTTTTTCATGCTGAGCCAGACGCCCAACCGCGTCATAACCTTCAGCTGGGAACGCGTCCTAGACTTCGAGCAGAACAGTGGACCCTTCATACAGTACTCCTACGTCAGGGCCGCCAGTATCCTGAGGAAGGCAAGCGAGCAGGGAATCACGGGTAAGGGCGATCCAAGGCTCCTGGGCAGCGAGGAAAAGACAGTAATCCTACTTCTGGGAGAGTTTCCCTCAACCGTGGTCGAGGCTGCTGACAACCTTAGACCAGACATTGTAACATCTTACCTCAACACGTTAGCATCAGAGTTCAACAGATACTATGACTCGACGCCCGTCTTGAAGGCGCCTGAAGGCCTACGCGAGGCTAGACTAGAGCTGGTTAGAGCCGTAGCACAGGTCCTCAGCAACGGCATGAGTCTCCTAGGGATACAACCACCCCAAAGGATGTAA
- a CDS encoding Kae1-associated kinase Bud32, translating to MEEVARLLEEKIGLSPARIIAVGAEAVLVEGVLSSEKVVAKYRLPKPYRDPQLDVKLRKARTSLEARLLAKAGLLGVNVPDIVYLDAEDGLLVMSYIEGLKLKEVIEKGSNEEIPHLLHRAGSMVASLHMNGIIHGDLTTSNFLVSGNDVWLVDFGLGFFSQREEDKGTDLHLFLRVLESTHPISTDLLFSHFIEGYRERAGDESTQRVLSRMREIRLRGRYVASRRKGLPGTS from the coding sequence TTGGAGGAAGTAGCTAGACTACTGGAGGAGAAGATAGGGCTCTCGCCTGCAAGGATCATCGCTGTCGGGGCGGAAGCAGTTCTCGTGGAAGGCGTCCTCTCAAGTGAGAAAGTCGTGGCTAAATACAGGTTGCCGAAACCATACAGGGATCCACAACTCGACGTGAAGCTACGCAAGGCTAGGACAAGCTTAGAGGCACGCCTGTTGGCCAAGGCTGGGCTCTTAGGGGTAAATGTCCCGGACATCGTCTACCTAGACGCGGAAGATGGATTACTGGTTATGTCGTATATTGAGGGCCTGAAACTAAAGGAGGTAATTGAAAAGGGGAGCAATGAAGAAATTCCGCATCTCTTGCACCGTGCAGGCTCCATGGTTGCATCACTACACATGAACGGGATAATACACGGTGACCTAACCACCAGCAACTTTCTTGTAAGCGGGAACGATGTGTGGCTCGTGGACTTTGGTCTCGGCTTTTTCTCGCAGAGAGAAGAGGACAAAGGCACAGATCTCCACCTTTTTCTCCGCGTGCTCGAAAGCACGCATCCAATCTCAACTGATTTGTTGTTCTCGCATTTCATAGAAGGGTATAGGGAGCGGGCAGGTGACGAATCTACGCAGAGGGTTCTGAGCAGGATGCGCGAGATACGGCTTAGAGGTCGCTATGTTGCATCGAGGCGCAAAGGCTTGCCTGGAACATCCTAA
- the hsp20 gene encoding archaeal heat shock protein Hsp20: MEDFDQWFRRVRKLMEEFDKMFEEMVREPFIGEGGRTRVIGPYYYGFSVEIGPDGVPKVREWGNIRPGPVRPVVKESIEPFTDIFDEGDHYRVIMDLPGVEKEEINIEATENSLVVSTTGERKYYKEVAFKEPIKPDTAKAQYKNGVLTVTVEKKEKKAKERGVKIKIE, from the coding sequence ATGGAGGATTTTGACCAGTGGTTTAGGCGTGTTAGAAAGCTAATGGAGGAATTCGACAAAATGTTCGAGGAAATGGTTCGGGAGCCCTTCATCGGAGAAGGGGGAAGGACGCGAGTGATAGGCCCATACTACTACGGGTTCTCAGTCGAGATTGGACCAGACGGGGTGCCTAAGGTGCGTGAGTGGGGTAATATCCGCCCCGGTCCTGTGCGGCCTGTTGTTAAGGAGAGTATCGAGCCTTTCACCGACATATTTGACGAGGGAGACCATTACCGTGTAATCATGGATCTCCCCGGCGTCGAGAAAGAAGAAATCAACATCGAGGCGACTGAGAACTCGCTTGTAGTTTCCACGACTGGCGAGCGGAAATACTACAAGGAGGTTGCCTTCAAGGAGCCGATCAAGCCTGACACAGCGAAGGCACAATACAAGAACGGCGTTCTGACAGTAACTGTAGAGAAGAAGGAGAAGAAGGCAAAGGAGAGGGGAGTAAAGATAAAGATCGAGTAA
- a CDS encoding HIT family protein, translating to MDILWAPWRMKYIEYAKIEQDSECFICKATNSNEDEKNLVVYKGESVIVLMNRYPYNTGHLLVAPTRHIPELKALTDKELCILLKTVKNSVEVIREALKPDGFNIGVNLGRVAGAGLESHVHIHVVPRWNGDTNFMPVIADAKVIPEALQDTYRRLVAHKDLYRNSENCELA from the coding sequence TTGGATATTCTATGGGCCCCCTGGCGAATGAAATACATCGAGTATGCGAAAATCGAACAGGATAGTGAGTGCTTCATCTGTAAGGCCACCAATAGCAATGAGGACGAGAAAAACCTCGTCGTGTACAAGGGGGAAAGCGTGATAGTGCTTATGAACAGATACCCTTACAACACCGGTCACTTGTTAGTTGCTCCTACACGCCACATCCCCGAGCTAAAGGCACTTACAGACAAGGAGCTGTGCATTCTCCTAAAAACCGTTAAAAACTCGGTGGAAGTCATCAGGGAAGCCCTGAAACCTGACGGGTTCAACATAGGGGTAAACCTTGGACGGGTCGCAGGCGCAGGGCTCGAGTCGCATGTACACATTCATGTTGTTCCTCGGTGGAACGGCGACACGAACTTCATGCCCGTCATCGCGGATGCAAAAGTTATACCGGAGGCTCTTCAAGACACTTACAGGAGGCTCGTCGCCCACAAGGACCTCTACAGGAATTCTGAAAACTGCGAGCTCGCTTAA
- a CDS encoding serine protein kinase RIO produces the protein MCPDRLEKDSELRKVLEDVFDYRTIMAVYRLMNKGVLSKLYGVVSTGKEARVYRGVTPEGDDVAVKIYLVWTSEFRKSRLKYILGDPRFENAPRDPIGFINAWCRKEFRNLKRAYSIGLPVPRPIAFEENILIMEFLGESGVPYPLLKDRPPDDPGKVLEDIKGFIKKLYLEGELVHADLSEYNIMIKENDEIMVIDFGSAVLRSHPNAVDFLRNDIINIYRYFRSLNVETGRPEEFLEEILHER, from the coding sequence ATGTGTCCGGACCGGCTTGAGAAGGACTCCGAGCTTAGGAAAGTCTTAGAGGATGTATTCGACTATCGGACAATCATGGCGGTTTACAGGCTGATGAACAAAGGTGTTCTTTCTAAGCTCTATGGAGTCGTGTCTACGGGGAAAGAAGCAAGGGTTTACAGGGGGGTTACCCCTGAGGGCGATGACGTAGCAGTCAAGATCTATCTTGTCTGGACGTCGGAGTTTAGGAAGAGTCGTCTTAAGTATATCCTTGGCGATCCCAGGTTTGAAAATGCTCCCCGAGACCCAATAGGTTTTATAAACGCGTGGTGCAGGAAAGAGTTTCGAAACCTTAAAAGGGCTTACTCTATTGGTCTCCCGGTTCCTCGGCCCATAGCCTTCGAGGAAAACATTCTGATTATGGAGTTTCTTGGTGAGAGCGGCGTCCCATACCCCCTTTTGAAGGATAGACCCCCCGATGACCCTGGAAAGGTTTTAGAGGATATAAAGGGCTTTATTAAGAAGCTCTACCTAGAAGGCGAGCTGGTTCACGCGGATCTCTCAGAATATAACATCATGATAAAGGAGAACGACGAGATCATGGTCATCGATTTCGGGTCGGCGGTTCTCAGGTCGCACCCCAACGCTGTAGACTTTCTGAGAAACGATATCATCAATATTTACAGGTATTTCAGGAGCCTAAACGTGGAAACTGGTAGACCGGAAGAATTCTTGGAAGAGATTCTGCATGAACGTTAG
- a CDS encoding methyltransferase domain-containing protein: MPERIAFKPRKGTVLTPFTARIILELPLGRPVKVPVDFGLGRAEAVRNDEGVILTHALGESMIELGVVKRLAESEKVLFISAEGDFYFVEIRAKHYYKLMYLGENVAPTIEIDGVHMHNIKETTPLQDASRKVGMLRVKRGEVGLDICTGLGYTAIESLNRGAVVTTIEADPNVLWIAEHNPFSRKLADADIVLGDALDVLDELPEKNFDFALHDPPVFAFSPRLYSREFYAKLHRVLKPGARVFHYTGAPGRQRGVNIQRGVAERLRLTGFKIIKVVKGYGILALKT, translated from the coding sequence ATGCCTGAGAGGATTGCCTTCAAGCCGAGAAAAGGGACGGTCTTGACCCCCTTTACTGCACGAATAATTCTCGAGCTGCCACTGGGACGACCCGTAAAGGTTCCCGTAGACTTTGGCCTTGGTCGAGCCGAGGCTGTGAGGAATGACGAGGGTGTTATACTTACTCATGCTTTGGGAGAGTCGATGATAGAGTTAGGAGTTGTAAAGAGGCTTGCAGAATCCGAGAAAGTTCTCTTCATATCAGCAGAGGGCGACTTCTATTTTGTTGAGATAAGAGCTAAGCATTACTACAAGCTGATGTACCTTGGCGAGAACGTGGCGCCGACAATAGAGATAGACGGCGTTCACATGCACAACATAAAGGAAACAACCCCCCTACAAGACGCTAGCCGGAAGGTGGGGATGCTCAGGGTCAAGAGGGGAGAGGTAGGGCTCGACATATGCACTGGTCTCGGCTACACCGCGATCGAGTCTTTAAACCGGGGAGCAGTGGTGACGACCATAGAGGCTGACCCAAACGTGCTATGGATTGCGGAGCACAACCCATTTTCCAGGAAGCTGGCTGACGCCGACATAGTTCTAGGCGACGCGCTAGACGTTCTCGACGAGCTTCCAGAGAAAAATTTCGACTTCGCGCTCCACGACCCGCCTGTCTTCGCGTTTTCCCCACGCCTCTACAGCCGCGAATTTTACGCAAAGCTCCACCGCGTACTTAAACCCGGAGCCAGGGTCTTCCACTACACGGGTGCACCGGGGAGGCAGAGAGGAGTGAATATCCAGCGAGGAGTAGCCGAGAGGCTCAGACTCACCGGCTTCAAAATAATAAAAGTCGTGAAGGGCTACGGGATTCTTGCACTCAAAACATAG
- a CDS encoding MBL fold metallo-hydrolase, which yields MKVKLLGAAQEVGRSGILVELEDGKKILLDYGVSLEGEEPQFPLPVKPREINLVAVSHAHLDHSGAVPLLYISGSPQLLMTPLTLSLSDLLIRDFLKLSKYYVPYEYAEVEKAMDNAILKGYNEEYDIDGITIRLSDAGHIPGSSMISIDTGSYTILYTGDYALHDTCLLRMGSKSEFSRADLIITESTYAEYDHPPRDWVEREFINTVREVVESGGTVLIPSFAVGRAQEILCVLAKYDFPHRVYVDGMARAANDLILEDAYLLRDPGLFEKAVDMARKIRDWNDRKKAVEEPSVIISPAGMLHGGPSEWYMEKIMEAEKNAVVFVSFAIPQTPARQVLETGVFASPTKKGNVKARIEWFDFSAHSGRSELIESIMISKNSAKFLLVHGEPEAEKTMAKHVEENGRMAIAPSLGEEVEIKM from the coding sequence ATGAAAGTAAAACTCCTAGGAGCAGCTCAAGAGGTTGGGAGATCAGGGATACTCGTTGAGCTAGAGGACGGGAAGAAAATACTGCTAGACTATGGAGTCAGCCTTGAGGGTGAAGAACCACAGTTTCCCCTACCAGTCAAGCCGAGAGAGATAAACCTTGTCGCGGTCTCACATGCACATCTCGACCACAGCGGGGCAGTTCCATTGCTTTACATCTCGGGCTCACCCCAACTTCTAATGACGCCTCTAACTCTGAGCCTGTCCGACCTTCTAATAAGAGACTTCCTGAAACTCTCAAAGTACTATGTTCCCTACGAGTACGCAGAAGTGGAGAAGGCCATGGATAACGCCATACTGAAGGGATACAATGAGGAATACGATATAGACGGCATCACGATACGGCTATCAGACGCCGGCCACATCCCAGGGAGCTCAATGATAAGCATAGACACGGGAAGCTATACGATACTATACACCGGCGACTACGCGCTTCACGATACATGCCTCCTCCGCATGGGAAGCAAGTCAGAGTTCTCGAGGGCCGACCTGATCATAACCGAGTCAACCTACGCGGAGTATGATCACCCGCCCAGGGACTGGGTCGAAAGAGAATTTATAAACACTGTACGCGAAGTCGTAGAGAGCGGGGGGACAGTCCTAATACCTTCTTTCGCTGTTGGAAGGGCTCAAGAAATCTTATGTGTACTAGCCAAGTATGACTTCCCGCACAGAGTGTACGTTGACGGAATGGCAAGAGCCGCAAACGATCTGATCCTCGAAGATGCCTATCTGTTGAGGGATCCAGGGCTCTTCGAGAAGGCTGTGGATATGGCGCGGAAAATCAGAGACTGGAACGACCGCAAAAAAGCAGTCGAGGAGCCATCAGTTATAATCTCGCCCGCGGGTATGCTTCACGGCGGCCCTAGCGAGTGGTACATGGAGAAGATAATGGAGGCCGAGAAAAACGCCGTGGTCTTCGTCAGCTTTGCAATACCCCAGACTCCTGCAAGGCAAGTTCTCGAGACTGGGGTCTTCGCCTCCCCCACGAAGAAGGGAAACGTAAAGGCAAGGATAGAATGGTTCGACTTCTCTGCGCACTCTGGGAGAAGCGAGCTAATAGAGTCCATCATGATATCCAAGAATAGTGCCAAGTTCCTTCTAGTACACGGGGAGCCGGAGGCCGAGAAGACCATGGCTAAGCATGTTGAGGAAAACGGCAGGATGGCTATTGCCCCAAGCCTCGGAGAAGAAGTAGAAATAAAAATGTAA
- the kae1 gene encoding KEOPS complex N(6)-L-threonylcarbamoyladenine synthase Kae1, protein MTIVLGIESTAHTFGVGIATERGEILANVFKTYRPPSGGIKPSEAAEHHSKVAPGVLKEALRKASLDPPDLDAIAVALGPGMGPCLRVGATLARYLALKYDKPLVPVNHAVAHIEIALLTTGFKDPVIVYVAGGNTIISAFNAGRYRVFGETLDIPIGNCLDTFAREIGLGFPGVPKLEELARKGSNYIELPYVVKGQDLSYSGLLTYALKLYKEGSYKLEDLCFSLLETAYSMLVEVTERAVAHTGKREVVLTGGVARSELLSRKLQLMAESRGVSFARVLGELAGDNGAMIAYTGALAYTSGITIPVEESRIRPLWRLDEVDIPWRK, encoded by the coding sequence ATGACGATTGTTCTCGGCATCGAGTCAACGGCGCACACTTTCGGGGTAGGCATAGCTACAGAGCGCGGCGAGATTCTCGCAAACGTTTTTAAGACGTATCGGCCCCCCTCGGGCGGTATAAAGCCAAGCGAGGCTGCCGAGCATCACAGCAAGGTAGCCCCTGGAGTTCTTAAGGAGGCCCTGAGGAAGGCCTCACTTGATCCCCCGGATCTTGACGCTATAGCCGTAGCCCTCGGCCCGGGTATGGGCCCATGCCTTCGCGTGGGGGCGACTCTGGCCAGATACCTGGCTTTAAAGTATGATAAGCCCCTCGTGCCTGTTAATCACGCGGTAGCACACATCGAGATTGCACTGCTAACTACGGGGTTTAAGGATCCCGTAATAGTCTACGTAGCCGGGGGGAACACAATCATATCCGCATTTAACGCTGGCAGGTATAGGGTCTTCGGGGAAACTCTAGACATACCCATTGGAAACTGTCTCGACACCTTTGCCCGCGAGATAGGCTTAGGCTTCCCAGGTGTCCCAAAGCTGGAAGAGCTTGCAAGGAAAGGATCCAATTATATCGAGCTTCCCTATGTAGTCAAGGGTCAAGATCTCTCATACAGCGGGCTCTTAACATATGCGTTAAAACTCTACAAGGAGGGAAGCTATAAGCTCGAGGATCTCTGTTTCAGCCTCTTAGAAACAGCGTACTCCATGCTTGTGGAGGTCACAGAGCGTGCAGTGGCTCACACGGGCAAGAGAGAAGTTGTATTGACGGGGGGAGTCGCCAGGAGCGAGCTACTCTCAAGGAAACTACAGCTAATGGCTGAGTCTAGAGGGGTTTCCTTTGCGAGGGTATTGGGAGAACTAGCAGGGGATAACGGTGCGATGATCGCGTATACAGGTGCACTCGCATACACGAGCGGAATCACGATCCCGGTAGAGGAGAGCAGGATAAGGCCTCTCTGGAGGCTTGACGAGGTGGACATACCTTGGAGGAAGTAG
- a CDS encoding KH domain-containing protein, with the protein MLELSTAGRLPVPVDPDRIALVIGRDGSNKRRIEEAFNVRVNVDSEKGFVFLEPGENSTMYNVFRAKKAVEALALGFSVDDVVLLAEDVYDFEVVDLGEAARNQADLARIKARVIGSEGKFKRTLEEITGVKIVIGEKVVGLIGDYEQLRLAKDAISRLIRGQSHQTVLKLLERESYGLRRRRLDLWERMSQV; encoded by the coding sequence GTGTTGGAGTTGAGTACGGCTGGACGCCTTCCCGTGCCCGTCGACCCTGATCGTATAGCGCTTGTTATTGGGCGTGACGGATCGAATAAGCGGAGGATAGAGGAGGCATTCAATGTGAGGGTTAACGTTGACAGTGAGAAGGGGTTTGTGTTTCTGGAGCCTGGGGAGAATTCAACGATGTATAATGTCTTTAGGGCTAAGAAGGCCGTGGAGGCTTTGGCCCTTGGATTTAGCGTTGACGATGTTGTCCTGCTCGCAGAGGATGTTTATGATTTCGAGGTCGTTGATCTTGGTGAGGCTGCAAGGAACCAGGCTGATCTGGCCCGTATAAAGGCCCGCGTGATAGGCTCTGAGGGCAAGTTTAAGCGTACTCTCGAGGAGATAACGGGAGTAAAGATAGTAATTGGCGAGAAAGTAGTGGGGCTTATCGGGGACTATGAGCAGCTGAGGCTGGCCAAGGATGCTATCTCGCGTCTTATTCGTGGCCAGTCACATCAGACTGTTCTCAAGCTCCTTGAGCGTGAAAGTTATGGATTGAGGAGGCGTAGGCTTGACTTGTGGGAGAGGATGAGCCAGGTATAG
- a CDS encoding 30S ribosomal protein S27ae yields MAEINKLYEYDYKTGTIKLKNKKCPRCGSIMAHHKKPVERWACGKCGYTEFV; encoded by the coding sequence GTGGCCGAGATAAACAAGCTATACGAGTACGACTACAAGACTGGCACAATCAAGCTAAAAAACAAGAAGTGTCCCAGATGCGGCTCCATAATGGCCCACCATAAGAAGCCCGTAGAGCGCTGGGCCTGCGGCAAGTGCGGCTACACCGAGTTTGTATAA